One genomic segment of Bacteroidota bacterium includes these proteins:
- a CDS encoding S9 family peptidase has translation MQSQNNMTQPPVAERIPYEIKTPDGDTRTDYYYWMRFREDPKVIEYLNAENAYMNQIMQHTEAVQQTLFHEMKNRVKSDESSYPYKKGNYYFYTRYEAGGEYAIYCRKKESLNAKEEIIVNGDSLGKGKAFLNFWVKSNHDNTIAAVPMDTQGRNFFTIRFKDLSNGEWLKDEIPMTRNNVVWTLDNKALIYTIPHPETLRIYQVKKHVLGTDVSKDVLLYEEPDETLDCALYISRSEKYIFIDASRTDANEISFTSAENPGDFRLFQQLTPDMFYSVDHVDGDKFLIHTNYKAKNYRLCEAQIRNTMKEKWVDIISHRSDVFLNEVLFFKNFMVAEESINGLTQFRIIKPEDTMRIQFAEPGYYISLGTNEEFDVDFVRYNYASLITPFSVYDYDLNTRQSILRKSKEVPTYDKTKYVSERIMVEARDGKLVPMTIAYRKDKFKKDGTMPGFIYGYGSYGYSNEDYFDSNIISLLDRGFVYANTHIRGGQDMGGQWYEDGKMLHKKNTFYDFIDCSAWLIDNKYVAKNGLFANGGSAGGLLMGVVVNMRPDLYKGVIADVPFVDVLSTMEDETIPLTTFEWLEWGNPKIKEQYDYMKSYSPYDNVEAKAYPNLLVTTGLYDSQVQYWEPAKWVAKLRYTKTDKNNLLLRTNMSAGHGGKYGRYESMHEIAFMYAFILDVWNSGK, from the coding sequence ATGCAATCACAAAATAACATGACTCAACCACCTGTTGCCGAACGGATACCCTACGAAATAAAAACACCAGATGGTGATACCCGCACAGATTATTATTACTGGATGCGATTTCGTGAAGATCCTAAAGTAATTGAATATTTGAATGCTGAAAATGCATATATGAATCAGATAATGCAACACACTGAAGCTGTACAACAAACACTTTTCCACGAAATGAAAAATCGAGTGAAATCAGATGAATCCTCTTATCCCTATAAAAAAGGAAATTACTATTTCTATACACGCTATGAAGCCGGTGGAGAGTATGCAATTTATTGTCGAAAAAAGGAATCCTTAAATGCGAAAGAAGAAATTATAGTAAATGGTGATTCATTGGGAAAAGGAAAAGCGTTTTTAAATTTTTGGGTAAAAAGTAATCATGATAATACGATTGCTGCCGTTCCAATGGATACTCAAGGTCGCAACTTTTTTACTATTCGGTTTAAAGATCTTTCCAATGGCGAATGGTTAAAGGATGAAATCCCTATGACAAGAAATAATGTAGTTTGGACGCTAGATAACAAAGCACTTATTTATACCATTCCTCACCCTGAAACTCTTCGCATTTATCAGGTTAAAAAACATGTACTTGGAACAGATGTGTCGAAGGATGTTTTGTTGTATGAGGAGCCTGATGAAACATTGGATTGTGCATTGTATATTTCCAGAAGTGAAAAATATATTTTCATAGATGCCAGCAGAACGGATGCAAATGAAATCAGTTTTACCTCAGCGGAAAACCCCGGTGATTTCAGGTTATTTCAACAATTAACACCGGATATGTTTTACTCTGTGGATCATGTGGATGGCGATAAATTTTTAATACATACAAATTACAAAGCAAAGAATTATCGCTTATGCGAAGCTCAAATCCGCAATACCATGAAAGAAAAATGGGTGGATATTATTTCGCATCGTTCAGATGTGTTTTTAAATGAAGTATTGTTTTTTAAAAATTTTATGGTGGCTGAAGAATCCATCAACGGACTAACACAATTCAGAATAATAAAACCGGAAGACACAATGCGTATTCAGTTTGCAGAACCGGGATACTATATTTCTTTAGGTACAAATGAAGAATTTGATGTGGATTTTGTGCGTTATAATTATGCTTCGCTGATAACACCATTTTCTGTTTACGATTATGATTTAAATACACGACAAAGTATTCTTAGAAAATCTAAAGAAGTGCCTACTTATGATAAAACAAAATATGTTTCGGAACGGATAATGGTGGAAGCACGTGATGGAAAATTAGTGCCAATGACAATTGCTTATCGCAAGGATAAGTTTAAAAAAGATGGCACTATGCCCGGATTTATTTATGGCTATGGTTCGTATGGATATAGCAATGAAGATTATTTTGATTCCAATATTATCTCTTTACTCGATCGTGGTTTTGTATATGCAAACACACATATTCGTGGCGGACAAGACATGGGCGGACAATGGTATGAGGATGGTAAAATGTTGCATAAAAAAAATACCTTTTATGATTTTATTGATTGTAGTGCATGGTTAATTGATAATAAATATGTAGCTAAAAATGGTTTGTTTGCAAACGGTGGAAGTGCAGGCGGACTATTGATGGGTGTCGTTGTAAATATGCGTCCTGATTTATACAAAGGCGTTATTGCAGATGTACCTTTTGTAGATGTGCTCAGCACAATGGAAGATGAAACAATTCCATTAACTACTTTCGAATGGTTAGAGTGGGGAAATCCTAAAATAAAAGAGCAGTATGATTATATGAAATCTTATTCGCCTTACGATAATGTAGAAGCAAAAGCATATCCTAATCTACTTGTAACAACTGGTCTGTACGATAGCCAAGTACAATATTGGGAACCTGCAAAATGGGTTGCAAAATTGCGCTATACAAAAACTGATAAAAACAATTTGTTATTAAGAACAAATATGAGCGCCGGGCATGGTGGAAAGTATGGACGTTATGAAAGCATGCATGAAATTGCTTTTATGTATGCATTTATACTTGATGTTTGGAACTCAGGTAAATAA
- a CDS encoding GNAT family N-acetyltransferase has translation MKDVGKIELTYLEDKDYEDLRKAMEEAYPSMPNAIWKESQIETLIKKFPKGQVAIKVNNEFAGCALTIIVDYEEFDHAHSYSEITGNFTFNTHKPEGDMLYGIDVFIKPKFRGLRLGRRLYDYRKELCERMNLKGIAFGGRIPNYHKYAEEMTPKEYIEKVRRKEIYDPVLNFQISNEFHPAKILKNYLHGDIASNEYAVLLEWDNIYYEKPAKKATTKKSIVRLGLIQWQMRPYKNLNDLMQQVEFFVDAVSGYRSDFALFPEFFNAPLLAEYNHLSEPEAIREMANYTPVITEKFSELAIAYNINIIAGSMPEVVDGLLYNVGYLCKRDGITERYEKLHVTPDEAKVWGTQGGSKLKAFDTDCGKIGILICYDSEFPELSRLLADEGMQILFVPFLTDTQNGYSRVRHCAQARAIENECYVAIAGSVGNLPKVHNMDIQYAQSMVFTPCDFAFPASGIKAEATTNTEMILLADVDLDLLLELNQFGGVRNLKDRRKDIYSLTKVSKSTNA, from the coding sequence ATGAAAGACGTCGGGAAAATTGAACTTACTTATTTAGAAGATAAAGATTATGAAGATTTGCGCAAAGCAATGGAAGAAGCATATCCAAGTATGCCGAATGCAATTTGGAAAGAATCGCAGATAGAAACATTAATTAAAAAATTTCCGAAAGGTCAGGTAGCTATAAAAGTGAATAATGAATTTGCAGGTTGTGCATTAACAATTATTGTTGACTACGAGGAATTTGATCATGCACATTCCTATAGTGAAATCACAGGCAACTTCACTTTTAACACACATAAACCGGAGGGTGATATGTTGTATGGTATTGATGTTTTTATAAAACCGAAATTTCGTGGTTTGCGATTAGGAAGACGATTGTATGATTACCGAAAAGAATTGTGTGAGCGAATGAATTTAAAAGGTATTGCCTTTGGTGGAAGAATTCCCAACTATCATAAATATGCAGAGGAAATGACACCGAAAGAATATATTGAAAAGGTAAGGCGAAAAGAAATTTATGACCCTGTATTAAATTTTCAAATATCCAATGAATTTCATCCTGCTAAAATTTTAAAAAACTATTTACATGGAGATATTGCCTCTAATGAATATGCAGTATTGTTGGAATGGGATAATATCTATTATGAAAAACCTGCTAAAAAGGCAACTACAAAAAAAAGTATTGTAAGGTTGGGTTTAATTCAATGGCAGATGCGGCCGTATAAAAATCTAAATGATTTAATGCAACAGGTAGAATTTTTTGTAGATGCGGTATCGGGTTATAGAAGTGATTTTGCCTTATTCCCTGAATTTTTTAATGCGCCTCTCCTTGCGGAATACAATCATCTTTCTGAACCGGAAGCGATTCGTGAAATGGCAAATTACACACCTGTGATTACAGAAAAATTTTCGGAATTGGCAATTGCTTATAACATAAATATTATAGCAGGCAGTATGCCGGAAGTGGTAGATGGTTTATTGTATAATGTAGGTTACTTATGCAAACGTGATGGCATTACCGAACGCTATGAAAAATTACATGTAACACCAGATGAAGCAAAAGTATGGGGAACGCAAGGAGGTAGTAAATTAAAAGCATTTGATACCGATTGTGGTAAGATTGGAATTTTAATTTGTTATGATTCCGAGTTTCCTGAATTAAGTAGATTACTTGCAGATGAAGGAATGCAAATCTTGTTTGTTCCTTTCCTTACCGATACTCAAAACGGTTATTCAAGAGTACGACATTGTGCGCAGGCAAGAGCGATTGAAAACGAATGCTATGTTGCCATTGCAGGTAGTGTTGGTAATTTACCGAAGGTGCATAATATGGATATTCAATATGCGCAGTCAATGGTATTTACACCATGTGATTTTGCTTTCCCTGCAAGTGGTATAAAAGCAGAAGCTACAACTAATACGGAAATGATTTTATTAGCGGATGTGGATTTAGATTTATTACTTGAATTAAATCAGTTTGGTGGAGTGCGTAATTTGAAAGACAGAAGAAAAGATATTTATAGTCTTACAAAGGTTTCAAAAAGCACTAATGCATAA
- a CDS encoding T9SS type A sorting domain-containing protein, producing MKIFLLNSAILIAIIANGQITFNVVSYPVESPPDLEIYIAGNFTGWDPGSEDYKLTDNLDGTFSITVNPAIGELQFKFTRGSWETVEGNEFGGYLPDRTYDYTGGPVILDIDIITWEDVSPGFSTAAENVYILDDSFYMPQLDRSRKIWIYLPPDYDTSADDFKVLYMQDGQNVFDVTTSFAGEWEVDETLNALFDAGDEGCIVVAIDNGGGERLNEYSPWEIPDYDVDGIGEYYIDFIVETLKPFVDANYRTKPEREFTGIMGSSMGALISMYGGVEHRETFSRIGAFSPSYWISDSCYIQVEETPHDAPMKIYSIAGTLEGTSMTDGVAEMDATLLDAGYSADEFITTIHPDGMHSEWYWAREFGDAYLWLWGDATFTEQYFPITIQVYPNPAPEMLFIKTPFTEKIKSIKVFDFYGQLVMQFSENMQSINVVSLPSGNYLLQINIGDEVYTTHFMH from the coding sequence ATGAAAATTTTTTTGCTCAATTCTGCAATACTCATTGCAATTATTGCCAATGGTCAAATTACCTTTAATGTAGTTAGTTATCCGGTTGAAAGTCCACCTGATTTAGAAATTTATATTGCCGGAAATTTTACTGGTTGGGATCCTGGCAGTGAAGATTATAAATTAACGGATAATTTGGATGGCACTTTTTCTATCACCGTAAATCCAGCAATTGGTGAACTTCAATTTAAGTTTACAAGAGGCTCTTGGGAGACAGTTGAAGGAAATGAATTTGGTGGTTATTTGCCTGATCGCACTTATGATTATACCGGTGGTCCGGTAATTTTAGATATTGATATTATTACTTGGGAAGATGTAAGTCCGGGATTTAGCACCGCAGCAGAAAATGTGTATATTCTGGATGATTCTTTTTATATGCCACAGTTGGATCGCTCTCGCAAAATATGGATTTATTTACCTCCGGATTATGATACAAGTGCAGATGATTTTAAAGTGTTATACATGCAAGACGGACAAAATGTATTTGATGTAACCACAAGTTTTGCAGGTGAATGGGAAGTGGATGAAACATTAAATGCATTATTTGATGCCGGTGATGAAGGTTGTATTGTCGTTGCAATTGATAATGGTGGAGGCGAAAGATTAAATGAATATTCTCCCTGGGAAATTCCGGATTATGATGTGGATGGAATAGGAGAATACTACATTGATTTTATTGTGGAAACTTTAAAGCCTTTTGTGGATGCAAATTATCGTACAAAACCGGAAAGAGAATTTACCGGAATAATGGGAAGTAGTATGGGGGCATTAATAAGTATGTATGGTGGTGTGGAACACAGAGAAACGTTTAGCAGAATTGGTGCATTTTCTCCTTCATATTGGATATCGGATAGTTGTTATATTCAAGTGGAAGAAACACCGCATGATGCACCTATGAAAATTTATAGTATAGCCGGAACACTGGAAGGAACTTCAATGACTGATGGCGTTGCAGAAATGGATGCTACACTTCTTGATGCAGGCTATTCTGCTGATGAATTTATAACTACAATTCATCCCGATGGTATGCATAGCGAATGGTATTGGGCAAGAGAATTTGGAGATGCGTATTTATGGTTGTGGGGAGATGCTACTTTTACAGAACAATATTTTCCGATTACTATACAAGTGTATCCAAATCCTGCACCGGAAATGCTTTTTATAAAAACACCATTTACTGAAAAAATAAAATCAATTAAAGTATTTGATTTTTATGGTCAATTAGTTATGCAATTTTCAGAAAATATGCAGTCAATTAATGTTGTGTCATTACCATCAGGAAATTATTTGTTGCAAATAAATATTGGTGATGAAGTTTATACAACGCATTTTATGCATTAG
- a CDS encoding sodium:proton antiporter, producing the protein MSSSILITLCCLLLLAYVFDLTASKTRIPAVILLLLLGWVVRQFTDFIGVMLPDMQDVLSILGTVGLILIVLEGALDLELGADKKVLIRKSILMALFPLFILSFALAFVLQYFTGASLQMCLANAIPLSVISSSIAIPTARNLPKSEKEFVIYESSMSDILGVLFFNFIVLNDIIDLHSFGEFGLQLLIIIFISILATITLAILLKRIQHQIKFAPIILLLILIYVIAKEMHLPALLLILFFGLFIGNLDELKRFSWIQRLNSDSLSKEVVKFKELTTEATFLVRAVFFLLFGYLMDTKEIINTETLKWSGGIVIAIFLIRAIQLRIFKLPLKPLVFIAPRGLITILLFLTILPEHNIPMVNTSLIIQVIILTALILMVGMMISTKSPSLLHSKTEESEKEESPIDEELSEAS; encoded by the coding sequence ATGTCCAGTAGTATCCTGATTACGTTATGCTGCCTGCTTTTGTTGGCTTATGTATTTGATCTCACTGCATCAAAAACTCGTATCCCTGCAGTTATACTATTATTATTATTAGGTTGGGTAGTGCGTCAGTTCACTGACTTCATCGGAGTAATGTTACCAGATATGCAGGATGTATTATCCATATTAGGAACTGTGGGACTTATTCTAATAGTTCTGGAGGGCGCATTGGACCTGGAATTAGGTGCTGATAAAAAGGTGCTAATACGCAAGTCAATTTTAATGGCATTATTTCCACTATTTATTTTATCCTTTGCACTTGCTTTTGTATTGCAATATTTCACAGGAGCTTCATTGCAAATGTGTCTTGCCAATGCAATTCCATTAAGCGTAATCAGCAGCTCAATTGCCATACCGACAGCAAGGAATTTACCGAAATCAGAAAAAGAATTTGTGATTTATGAAAGCAGCATGTCGGATATTTTAGGGGTATTATTTTTTAATTTCATTGTATTAAATGACATTATAGATTTACATTCCTTTGGCGAGTTTGGATTACAGTTGCTTATTATCATTTTCATATCCATTTTAGCAACAATAACTCTTGCTATACTATTAAAAAGAATTCAACACCAAATAAAATTTGCACCCATAATCTTATTGCTCATTTTAATTTATGTAATTGCGAAGGAAATGCATTTACCTGCATTATTATTAATCTTATTCTTTGGTTTATTTATCGGTAATCTTGACGAGTTAAAACGCTTCAGTTGGATACAACGATTAAATTCGGATTCACTAAGTAAGGAAGTAGTAAAGTTTAAAGAATTAACTACAGAAGCAACATTTTTAGTGAGAGCTGTATTCTTTTTATTGTTCGGTTATTTGATGGATACAAAAGAGATAATAAATACTGAAACACTTAAATGGTCAGGTGGAATAGTAATCGCAATTTTTCTTATTCGGGCAATTCAATTACGTATATTTAAACTACCATTGAAACCTTTGGTATTTATCGCTCCAAGAGGATTAATCACTATACTATTATTTCTAACAATTCTTCCTGAACACAATATACCAATGGTAAACACATCACTGATAATTCAAGTAATAATCCTTACTGCATTAATACTTATGGTTGGGATGATGATATCCACGAAATCACCATCACTGTTGCATTCTAAAACAGAAGAATCAGAAAAAGAAGAATCTCCAATTGATGAAGAGTTAAGTGAAGCCTCTTAA
- a CDS encoding transposase encodes MSWVRIWVHLVFTTKKREQFLHTKELRKKVFQHIKSNANKQNIWLDCVNGYSEHAHCLISLNKNKSISDITQLIKGESSHWINGINLIEENFMWQDDYWAVSVSESHLQRTREYIYKQEEHHSKTAFKTELDAFVKKYGWQHITP; translated from the coding sequence ATGAGTTGGGTAAGAATCTGGGTGCATCTTGTTTTCACCACTAAAAAAAGAGAGCAATTTCTACATACTAAAGAATTGCGAAAAAAAGTATTTCAGCATATCAAGTCAAACGCCAACAAACAAAATATTTGGCTGGACTGTGTAAATGGTTACAGTGAACATGCTCACTGTCTTATATCATTAAACAAGAACAAATCCATTAGTGATATAACACAACTCATAAAAGGCGAATCTTCACACTGGATTAATGGAATAAATTTGATTGAAGAAAACTTTATGTGGCAAGATGATTATTGGGCGGTAAGTGTAAGTGAAAGTCATTTACAACGCACAAGAGAATATATTTATAAACAAGAAGAACATCATAGCAAAACTGCATTTAAAACGGAACTGGATGCATTTGTAAAAAAGTATGGTTGGCAACATATTACTCCATAA
- the mutS gene encoding DNA mismatch repair protein MutS gives MKAGKETPLMGQYNKVKAKYPDAILLFRVGDFYETFSQDAVTTSKVLGIVLTRRANGSASHVELAGFPYHALDAYLPKLVKAGYRVAICEQLEDPKLTKTIVKRGVTELITPGVATSEKMLDTKSNNYLASFHIENVKDKRLIGMSFLDISTGEFFVAQGNPDYCEKLLHSLQPAEIILSKSNQKIFKELFGNKFYLYTLDDWIFTTDFAKEKLLHHFNTSTLKGFGIEELHLAIIGAGSTLHYLGETEHNNLGHITSISRLAEEQYVWLDRFTIRNLELLHSPMEDGIPLYSVLDKTITPMGTRLLKRWIIMPLKDKQSIEARHDTVESFIKDAELSKQVSNSLKIVGDLERLISKVSLQKITPREVIQLNRAIHALEPLRKTLLQNENIHLRKSGDRINTCDIIRKQIDDEIIEDAPNQINKGNIIRKGVNAELDELRAIGSSGKDYLVQLQQKEIERTGITNLKIGFNNVFGYYLEVTNRFKDAAPEDWIRKQTLTNAERYITPELKVYEEKILGAEEKIIALEQTIFETLVHTLNEYVKPIQLNAQIIAQLDCLLSFATIAMQSSYRRPELNTGNALRIKEGRHPVIEKHLPIGEKYVPNDIYLNNDDQQIMIITGPNMAGKSALLRQTALIVMMAQMGSFVPATEAQIGIVDKIFTRVGASDNISSGESTFMVEMTETASIMNNISANSLILLDEIGRGTSTFDGISIAWSLCEYLHNNITAHPKTLFATHYHELSELENRYERIHNFHVATKEAGNKVIFLRTLQPGSIKHSFGIHVARMAGMPKEIVDGANEVLKELEQKNLGSELQNKLRKVQKQTYQLSIFGMDNPELLKVKEILDNLDINALSPIEALMKLKELKEIMQV, from the coding sequence ATGAAAGCAGGAAAAGAAACCCCGTTGATGGGGCAATACAATAAAGTAAAAGCAAAATATCCCGATGCAATCCTGCTGTTCAGAGTCGGTGATTTTTACGAAACTTTTTCTCAGGATGCCGTAACCACTTCCAAAGTCTTGGGGATTGTACTTACTCGTCGGGCCAATGGTTCTGCCAGTCATGTAGAACTTGCCGGATTTCCTTATCATGCATTGGATGCGTATTTACCAAAATTGGTAAAGGCAGGATATCGAGTTGCTATCTGTGAACAATTAGAAGATCCTAAGCTGACAAAAACAATTGTGAAGCGAGGTGTTACAGAATTAATTACTCCGGGAGTTGCTACCAGTGAAAAAATGCTGGATACAAAAAGCAATAATTATCTGGCTTCTTTTCATATTGAAAATGTAAAAGATAAAAGATTGATTGGTATGAGTTTTCTGGATATCAGCACCGGGGAATTTTTTGTAGCACAAGGCAATCCGGATTACTGTGAAAAATTATTACACAGTTTACAACCTGCAGAAATTATTTTATCAAAATCCAATCAAAAAATATTTAAAGAGTTATTTGGAAATAAATTTTATCTATACACTTTAGATGATTGGATTTTTACAACAGATTTTGCAAAAGAAAAACTATTACACCATTTTAATACTTCTACACTCAAAGGATTTGGTATTGAAGAATTACATCTTGCAATTATTGGTGCCGGTTCCACATTGCATTATTTGGGTGAAACAGAACATAATAATTTAGGACATATTACTTCTATCTCCAGACTTGCAGAAGAACAATATGTTTGGCTCGACAGATTTACAATTCGCAATTTGGAGTTATTGCATTCACCAATGGAAGATGGTATTCCGCTGTATTCTGTGTTGGATAAAACCATTACCCCAATGGGAACCCGTTTGTTGAAACGATGGATAATAATGCCGTTAAAAGATAAACAGAGTATTGAAGCCCGACATGATACTGTGGAGAGTTTTATTAAAGATGCGGAGCTGTCAAAACAAGTAAGTAACTCTTTAAAAATAGTGGGTGATTTAGAAAGATTAATCAGTAAGGTATCCTTACAAAAAATCACACCACGGGAAGTAATTCAACTCAATAGAGCTATACATGCATTAGAACCATTGCGCAAAACATTATTGCAAAACGAAAATATTCATTTGCGAAAATCGGGTGACAGAATAAATACCTGTGATATTATCCGAAAACAAATTGATGATGAAATAATTGAAGATGCACCCAATCAAATTAATAAAGGCAACATCATTCGCAAAGGTGTAAATGCTGAATTAGATGAGTTGCGTGCAATCGGCAGCAGTGGTAAAGATTATTTGGTACAATTACAACAAAAAGAAATTGAACGCACCGGAATCACCAATTTAAAAATCGGTTTTAATAATGTGTTTGGTTATTATCTGGAAGTAACAAATAGATTTAAAGATGCAGCACCTGAAGATTGGATTCGCAAACAAACCTTGACAAATGCAGAACGCTATATTACCCCTGAATTAAAAGTGTATGAAGAAAAAATTTTAGGCGCAGAAGAGAAAATAATTGCGCTGGAACAAACGATTTTTGAAACATTAGTGCATACATTAAATGAATATGTAAAACCTATTCAATTGAATGCGCAAATAATTGCTCAATTAGATTGCTTGTTAAGTTTTGCAACTATTGCAATGCAATCTTCATATCGCCGACCTGAATTAAATACAGGCAATGCATTGCGTATTAAAGAAGGGCGACATCCGGTAATTGAAAAGCATTTGCCTATCGGTGAAAAATATGTTCCCAACGATATTTATCTGAATAATGATGATCAGCAAATAATGATAATTACCGGTCCGAATATGGCCGGAAAAAGTGCGTTGCTACGGCAAACCGCATTAATAGTAATGATGGCGCAGATGGGAAGTTTTGTACCGGCAACAGAAGCGCAAATTGGTATCGTTGATAAAATATTTACCCGTGTGGGTGCGAGTGATAACATCTCTTCCGGTGAATCTACATTTATGGTGGAGATGACTGAAACAGCGAGTATCATGAATAATATTTCTGCCAACAGTTTAATTCTGTTAGATGAAATAGGACGTGGCACAAGTACGTTTGATGGAATTAGTATTGCATGGAGTCTATGCGAATATTTGCACAATAATATTACCGCACATCCCAAAACATTATTTGCTACACACTATCATGAATTAAGTGAATTGGAAAACAGATATGAAAGAATTCACAACTTCCATGTTGCTACAAAAGAAGCGGGCAATAAAGTAATTTTTCTACGCACCTTACAACCCGGAAGTATAAAACACAGCTTTGGAATTCATGTGGCAAGGATGGCGGGTATGCCGAAAGAAATTGTGGATGGAGCTAATGAAGTGCTGAAAGAATTAGAACAAAAAAACTTAGGTAGTGAATTGCAAAATAAATTGCGCAAAGTGCAAAAGCAAACGTATCAATTAAGCATATTCGGCATGGACAATCCCGAGTTATTAAAGGTGAAAGAAATTCTGGATAATCTCGACATTAATGCGCTCTCTCCTATTGAAGCACTCATGAAATTAAAAGAGTTGAAGGAAATAATGCAAGTCTAA
- a CDS encoding DUF481 domain-containing protein — MLLQKILLFLIIISSSLISVSQVVNIESYRKKTDTVGWAGSAEATLFINKNNDFVLALNTNIELQYKTKKTLWLMLTDLATVRANNDQRFVNGGFQHFRFNYKITDRFVLEAFIQGQFSEPLGINWRYLAGAGPRLKVFGGDEFRLYVAAAYMSEWEETTEVMKGTQYNRMSSYISFTYTPNDNVFIASTTYYQPRLDVWNDYRVSENLNIRTDITDKIYFIFDYTLLYDTRPPIGITTTAYILKSGFGLEF; from the coding sequence ATGCTTCTTCAAAAAATTCTTCTCTTCTTAATAATTATCAGTTCAAGTTTAATCTCTGTTTCGCAGGTAGTGAATATTGAAAGTTATCGCAAAAAAACAGATACCGTTGGTTGGGCGGGAAGTGCGGAAGCTACTTTGTTTATCAATAAGAATAATGATTTTGTATTAGCATTAAATACTAATATAGAATTGCAATATAAAACCAAAAAAACATTATGGTTAATGCTTACTGATTTAGCAACTGTGCGTGCAAATAATGATCAACGATTTGTGAATGGTGGCTTTCAACATTTTCGGTTTAATTATAAAATCACGGATCGTTTTGTTCTGGAAGCATTTATTCAAGGTCAGTTTAGCGAACCTCTGGGAATTAATTGGAGATATCTTGCCGGAGCTGGTCCCCGATTAAAAGTATTTGGCGGTGATGAGTTTCGTTTATATGTGGCAGCGGCTTATATGTCGGAGTGGGAAGAGACAACAGAAGTGATGAAGGGAACGCAGTATAATAGAATGAGTAGTTATATTTCTTTTACTTATACTCCTAATGACAATGTATTTATTGCAAGCACTACTTATTACCAACCCAGATTAGATGTTTGGAATGATTACAGGGTTTCAGAAAATTTAAATATCAGAACAGATATCACCGATAAAATTTATTTTATTTTCGATTATACATTGTTGTATGATACCCGGCCACCGATTGGAATTACAACAACTGCATATATTCTTAAATCAGGATTTGGATTAGAATTTTAG